One region of Oryza sativa Japonica Group chromosome 5, ASM3414082v1 genomic DNA includes:
- the LOC4338253 gene encoding putative F-box/kelch-repeat protein At1g15680 produces the protein MTTPLPVSAGDASRVLFTGIRDHTDILIEVLLRLPPWSLCQLRCVCKLWLERTTSSTFLSAYAERHTTNPSNWFLLDRTIFIDTAPTPRGPIRALLRNSEPPKVSSIITSSRMCSIHRKESFYDQLPMVVSYSGGLILLTGNENNYYVCNPFTGDTFLLPVPKPQLRNAESLGIVARDGEYVVAELMMSCLRSFSSVNGRWEEKPLVCPQFSRGDMVFSSGGMLHWVDLNCGILSCDPFASEPTVLFINLPEASGRPTRGLDEWIHMRYVGVSAGRLCFFDIDEDDGESGSMSLWALGGNSGEWVLEYKVDFEDLWEDESYDDYSLDEDEVPLVGLVDPLNEHSVYVISQDCLFNIDLKTKQILNCTAQTNAGREVGSSPPIACVVPPLPHLVSPYPSCLRKEASNSDPQEAGSSDKPQKSGKGRRRKSKT, from the exons ATGACAACTCCACTCCCTGTCAGTGCTGGTGATGCTTCACGAGTCCTCTTCACTGGCATTCGAGACCACACTGACATCCTCATCGAGGTCCTCCTTCGGCTGCCACCCTGGTCCCTCTGCCAACTACGCTGTGTATGCAAACTATGGCTAGAGCGGACAACATCGTCCACCTTCCTCTCTGCCTATGCTGAACGTCATACCACCAACCCTTCAAACTGGTTCCTCCTGGACCGAACAATCTTTATTGACACTGCCCCCACACCCCGAGGCCCAATACGTGCACTGCTTCGCAATTCTGAACCACCAAAAGTCTCATCAATCATCACCTCCTCTCGCATGTGTTCCATTCACCGGAAAGAGTCCTTCTATGACCAGCTACCCATGGTTGTCAGCTACAGTGGTGGCCTCATCCTGCTCACTGGCAATGAAAATAACTACTATGTCTGCAACCCATTCACTGGAGATACTTTCCTTCTACCAGTTCCGAAGCCCCAACTCCGCAATGCTGAAAGCTTGGGCATTGTTGCTCGGGATGGTGAGTATGTGGTTGCTGAACTCATGATGTCCTGTCTACGTTCCTTCTCATCAGTAAATGGCCGTTGGGAGGAGAAGCCTCTCGTATGCCCTCAATTCTCCAGGGGTGACATGGTATTCTCCTCTGGTGGGATGCTTCATTGGGTTGATCTCAACTGTGGCATACTCTCCTGTGACCCATTTGCATCAGAACCAACTGTACTTTTTATCAACCTGCCAGAGGCCAGTGGAAGACCCACCCGTGGCCTGGATGAATGGATCCACATGAGGTATGTTGGTGTCTCTGCTGGGCGGTTGTGCTTCTTTGACATTGATGAGGATGATGGAGAATCTGGGTCAATGAGCTTGTGGGCACTAGGTGGGAACAGTGGTGAGTGGGTGTTGGAATACAAAGTGGATTTCGAAGATCTGTGGGAAGATGAAAGCTATGATGATTATTCGCTGGATGAGGATGAGGTTCCATTAGTTGGCTTGGTTGACCCATTGAATGAGCACAGTGTGTACGTGATTTCTCAGGACTGCCTCTTCAACATCGATCTGAAGACAAAGCAAATTCTTAATTGTACAGCACAGACTAATGCTGGGAGGGAGGTTGGATCTTCTCCTCCAATTGCTTGCGTGGTGCCCCCTTTACCGCACTTGGTGTCTCCCTATCCGTCAT GTTTAAGGAAAGAAGCAAGCAACAGTGATCCTCAGGAGGCAGGAAGCAGTGACAAGCCCCAAAAGTCTGGGAAGGGCAGGAGAAGGAAATCGAAGACGTGA